Genomic window (Cardiocondyla obscurior isolate alpha-2009 linkage group LG21, Cobs3.1, whole genome shotgun sequence):
CTCCGGGGTGCTCTCGACCGAGCTTTCGGCACAAGCGCCTGCAAGAATTTACAGTGTAAGTGATTGCGAAAAAAAGGCGATCGCAATTAAGATTCAGCAAGACAGTAAGTCTACGAAATTTGTAATccgtaatatattatatatatttatttccataCGTGTTATCatatctggaaaaaaaaacggtatcAATTATATGTGTATTTAAGCTCAGAGTGCTTGACTtcctaattaaatattatttacttgttTTTAGGTAGTTTATAAATCATATTTGTACCGGAAATAATATCGTCCATCTGAAGCAACGCGGCTTCCAGCATCTTGCTGGCCTCGTTCGAGTTCTTCGCTAGGAATGTTGATTCGCCTGCCTGTGCCGTCGTGCCGTTTCTCTCTTCACTTTTGCCCATCATTGaatactgtaaaaaaaaaagaaattattatttttatgtgcattctattaaaatgttttttttttttaattaattgctgaTATGGTTTTGCAGGCTGTATAAAATGCAACGTCGAAAAGTGCAACGTACTCGTCGAGATATAAATATGCGGGTAAGAGATTCgattaatgttacatttttaactttgttttcacgttttaaataagtactttgtaaaaaattaatttaaataatttttcttgcactctatttttaccattacgacaaaataaataaaaaaaaaaaactattgactatttttataaatttgaaacaaggtaaaaatttttctaaattaattacgaaagtaTTTACACAACCTTAACGAGTTTTTACAAAGTGCGAgttctaaattaattcttttactaAATTTATCACTCCCGAATGCCCGAGTGtcataaattttgaatttcttAAACATTTAACTCGAATCAtttttgtaacattaaatattttaataagcaaataaaatatctgcATAATTACAGTCGAAAACGAAGATACATCGCTCGAGTACAAGATTCATCGGAAAGCACTTAACATATGCAAAACAGGCGTTCTTATCAGCGATAACACGAATTCGGTGAGCGAGTAAACGATCCGGAAAAAGAACATAGAGTAATGGGAAAACTGgagaagagaaagacagagagagacacagagagagagattaaATGTCACTCAGGACAATCTGGCGCGAACACTGCGATCTCACATTAACGTTTCGTGATAAGAATGATAACCGAAGGACCCACAGATTATAGTTAGTAAAACAATGACTATCACGCGAGGAGATAACATGTAAATGACAATCAACAGGTACTGGAGAGCAACGCCCAACGTTCTGCCACCATAACGTATACTCTgtctccgtctctctcccAATCTTTCTCATCTCTCCGTCTTCCTCGCTCCGTCAATTTTCCCTTACGAGAGCACAGCTGCACCAAGcgagaataaatattatcCATTCGTAAGTTATCTTCCTAGTACGCTCGTTAAATCGACGTTAGATAAACCGTGTCCAGATTCGCACTTCAGCTGAATCTgtccaagaaaaaaaaaacaagagagagaaaaaaaaaaaaaagaattgctaAGTGTGCCGTCCGCTCCGATGGTAGAAACGCAACGCAATCTGTCAACAGAACGCAAGTGCAGAAATCAGAATCACGCAATGACACAAACGTTTTACTAAAGCGCATCCAAATTACAGATCAATTATCGCTCGGCTGAGatgatatttttacttacGGTATGTTAATGGTATCGAAGTTAGCGACTATGCGCACGAAACGGATTCGGAAGAGGAGCTCGGGTTAATCGTCATCTCCGCGTCCATTACTTCTTACAGCGTAATTAGGTAATGAAGGAGGCGTGACGTGTTAGCTTGGGGAAGATGCGACATCTCGGAAGTGCGGATTTACCTGTTTGTCGGCCGGAGGGACGTCCACCTGCGGATGCTGGCCGCCTGCGTGCGATAGGCATCGGCGGGTCGCACTGAAATACGAAATTCGTGGTGGAGTATCGGTCGGTCAGGACGGCGCTGCGACGGCGATCGCAACGATACCCGCGTATCCCGCTCTGGGCATAGCGAGGTGCCGTCGAGGAGCCGCGGCGAGGGAGACGTCAACAAGCAACGCAATCGCGAGCACGCCACGCGGCGAGAGGCGCGGCGAGGATCGGAGATGAGGTGAGGTGAGGTTAGATCAAAGATCGGAGATCGGGCCTGACCGCGTTTCACGatcttatatataatatatatcgcgATCTCGCGGTATAGTCTGAACTGCGGCAGGAATCGAGGCGCGATACGCGCGGGTTATCGAgagcgcgataacgcgcgtgCAGCCTTCGCCGGGACGAGCGTCGCGATCGACGGCGGGATGAAATCGCGCCTGGCGATCAGCGGCGACCTGATTTCCGATCTTCGCGGCCTTGCAAGGAGAGGATCGACTCACGTTTTAGGTTAGGCAATCGGGCGCGCCATTGCGACAGAGTGCGAGCATCGGCCATGTGTGACGGCGAAGTGACAAGTTGACAGGTCGACGGGGAGTTGAAATACGCGCGCGGTACCAACTCacgagcgcgcgcgtgcgaggtTATGTCCGGCGCGAGCTGCCTCGGCCGCGGGTTGGCGCGCGAGAGCGTGGATCGTCGGCGCCGACACCCAGGCGGGTACGCGCGCGTCGGCGACGTCGGCGCGAGCGCCGTGTCCGTCGGGTGGAGGAGCGCAGGGACTCGGCGGGCCGGCGGGTGACGGAGGCTAAGACACGGTTGGCAGCACTGGCCGATATCGGCGAGCGAGTGAAGAGTGTCGCACTCGTGCCGCGGACACCTTCGCGCTTCCGTTACGTTTTATTTGCTCGCGCGGGGTGAGGAAGAGACGGCGAGCCAGAGagaagagatagagagagacgggacgagagaaaggaaaataaaagtgtCGGGGGAGATGCATGCGCGGCAACGCTCGTGAGTGTCGAACGGCGCGAGGAGGACGACGAGCGAAACTCCGTCGTGGCGCCGAGGAAGGTGCATCCGCggcccctcccccctccccgtGGAATGTGAGTAAGTGGCTCGCGAAACgtggcgagaaagagagatagagagaaaaaagaagacaccgacggagcgagagagagagagaggtgcCCCGTCTGTTTCTTGGTCCTCCAATCTGCCGTTGCTGGCCGTCTGCCCCCTCGGGGCCCTTTCTCCCCTCCGATACTATCGTTGccaatcattttttttaccgctTTCCCTCGGCcccgccgccgcgcgcgccgcggGAGACCGCCAGAGACTTTCCGCGGAAAAGCCGCGAAAACTACGTCACGAGTGACGGATTCGGTCGAAACTGGGACAAAGTGCAGTGCACTCTGGCATTGCGCTTTACCACCAGGTGTTTCTATGCCGTAATCTTCCCAGGATTGGGTAACACTTCGTACCGTTGCACCTCGCTCTCTCGGAGTCGGGGAGGCCCTTCTTCGGAGGCACATTCTCGCGCGTTGCTCTctccgtcgcgcgcgcgtgtccGCGGGGATCCGTCGAAGTCCACCGCACGGGCTGACAGAGCGCACGTACGACAGAGAGATATTAAACGGGTGCACCGCCGCCgtcgggagaaaaagagagagagagagagagaaagagagctgaCAGGTAAAGGTGGCATCGaaatgcgcgcgcgagacggCGCGAGATGCGAGCTGGACGCGAGACTCGCGCGTAACGTCACGGTGGATATACACGGTGAGACcgccgctctctctctcgcgcaaGGACGCGCGATAAGGGCAGGCCCCGTTTTCTCCGCGAAATATCGTCGGCGGGCGAGGGCGAGTTCCGTCCGCTCGTGCCAGCTTCTGCGTGGCAAAGGCGCGCTAACGACGTGTCCGCGAGTACCGTGGTGACGATAAACGGGTCGACGCTATGTAGGGCACGACGATATCGGGTCGGCCGCTCCGATCGACGGAGCCTCCTGTGCGCTCGGGCGAAATATGGAACGCGAGGCGCGTCAGATGATCGATCCTTGTCGCGGCTCCTCCGACGCCGTCAAGTTCGCGATACGTTCGCGATTCGCCTGCGAGAAACGCTGCGATCCGCTCGGGCGAGTTGAGGTTGTGTTTAAACGGGCGAACGGTAATCTGGGTCCGCGCGTTGACGTTTCGAACCCGCTCGGAGTCGTCGCCAATTCTACGTGCGACTGCCTGCGCGTTCGCTCGAACCGTGAAGAAGCCTCCGACTAACGCCAACAATCCTTGCTGCTTTAGGTTAGATGACGGACTCAAGATAGTCCTTCCGCCTGGTAACATGTCAGATGGGGTTGACGGTGGTGGTGGGGAAAACGAGGTGGACTCCCATTCCTCTTCGCAAGCCGAGGCCGGAGACTCTTCTAATCACAGGGAGGAAGAGGCACTGGACCCCGATAACGAGGCGGCCCTCAATACGAACTATGACAGTAGCGACGGGGCTGTTCCTGCATTTAGGTAAGATTTTTCAGATCCGTCAACAGCCACGAACAGCTGTTTAGAGCAGTGCACTGTCGCTGCGATTTTATCTTTCGGACACGTAtctaattcttttaattttacaggTGCGACAGATGCGACAATTATGAAACCATAAATAAGACAGCTTTCTCCGCTCATCAAGACCAATGTCTGGCGAGCGGCGAGGCTGGGGAGAGCGCTGAAGGTATGGAGGGAACGGAAAATGATGGGGACGGAGAAGAGGGCCATTCGGGGATCAGGTCTCacagaaaaatgtttgaatGTGATGTTTGTAATATGAAATTTTCAAATGGAGCTAACATGAGACGACACAAAGTAAGTATATAAAGATTATATGGCGAAATCACGCATGTTACGTGACGTATTTTAGTTGAATTTTGTAATTCACATATTCTttcgaattatattttcttacgtTTTCAAATCCGTGCCTGATGAATCTTCGTGATAAGAATATACtgtgaatattttacttattaaatttcgatattttttttagatgagGCATACGGGCGTGAAGCCGTATGAATGCCGGGTATGTCAAAAGAGATTCTTTCGGAAGGACCATCTTGCAGAACACTTTACAACTCATTCGAAAACCTTGCCATACCACTGTCCGATATGTAACCGAGGTTTCCAAAGACAGATAGCGATGCGCGCTCACTTTCAGAACGAGCACGTTGGTCAGCACGATATGGTAAAATCGTGTCCCCTCTGTAATTTCCGCGCGGCAACCATGAAATGCCTTAGGCTGCATTTCTTTAATAGGTAAGTTATatcagttttaatttattgtaaatttgtattttaatattcctttccctttgtttcttttaattatttattctaatttctaTCTGCGTTCCTATCTTCAGCTCCTGTTTTTCTCTCGGTTTATTCCCGCATCTGTACAATAGACAAGTAACGTCGAATGTATTCGTGAAtcgtcgatataaattttgttccgctttatatatattttttattgttttcagGCATGGAATAGATTTAGATAATCCAGGACCAAATAGCTCTACATCCATAATGAATAGTTGCACGTCTGGGGAGGCGATGCCTTCAGCACCTTTATCCGACAGCGGGGATAGTACTGGCAATCGCTCGACCGACAACGCCACACCTCCCATGCATTTCCTCACACCCCACGTGGAGATATCCATTCCTTACCCCGAACAAGCTGCCAACCAACGGAATCCAAGTCCTGCCCCGTTGAACGGAGATAGTCCCAATAGTCCGCAGAGCGCTGACAGTAATAGCAATGCGCCGAGCAGTAGTCATCATCAATTATCTATCAATAGCAGTACCCTTCATAGGTGAGCatttaagaaataatgaaatttattaatttttattacaagaaTTGTTAAAAACGATCGTAAATCCTTCGTTGTTTGCATAATCTGTACATGTTCACGTTATCTATCACTAATTGTTAACTGATAAATAAGTCTCGTATGTTTAAAGGTTCAAGCATTGACTTAAAAACATCgacgattacgtttaaaacgatataaattacaGATGAGATTttcgcaacttttttttttaggaacgTAGGCGGAAGTGACGAAGCTATTACACCTTCGATCTCTTTGATACCTATTAAGCAAGAACCGAACAGCAACGGTATGGACGACAGCGGGGCAACGTCGAGCAATTTGCCGTTACCATCTTTAATCAAGGTGTCACCCTTGAAGTCGTTACTACGCGACGACTTACGCCGCAAGCTGTCCACCAGCTCTACCAATAACAACAATAACAGCAGCAACAGTTGCGGCATTAACTCTAATCCACACTCGAGAGGCGAACCACCCACTTCGACCAGGCCAGATCCTCGCACGAGCGGTCTCCAGTGCACCCACTGTCGTATCACCTTTCCAGATCAGACGTTGTACTTCCTTCACAAAGGTTGTCACAGCGAGAGTAATCCGTGGAAGTGCAATATTTGCGGGGAGCAGTGTTGCAATCTGTACCAATTCAACTCGCATTTACTGAGCAAGAGTCATCAGTAGCTGGGAGGAGAGGGCAGAAAGATACCCGCAGTTGAAATttgtctttccttttttttttcgttttttttttttttttcccctttcttcgttgaacgaaataaaacggCAGGAGACTCGGTACGTATGTCGTACATACGTACGTTTAGTGTTCATTAGCATGAAGGTATAAGTATTTTCTGCGACGGGTCCAGACATACTCCTCGCCAAAAATACTTTCGAAAGCTGCAAGAACGGGCTCGCCGAAGCATGACGGCAAGTAGATTGTAAAttgaattgtaaattattcttaagaattcgagagagaaagagtatGTCTGCTCTCTCAGAAAATAGTGTACAAAGCGCGATAA
Coding sequences:
- the LOC139110725 gene encoding zinc finger protein ztf-16 isoform X1 — its product is MLDDGLKIVLPPGNMSDGVDGGGGENEVDSHSSSQAEAGDSSNHREEEALDPDNEAALNTNYDSSDGAVPAFRCDRCDNYETINKTAFSAHQDQCLASGEAGESAEGMEGTENDGDGEEGHSGIRSHRKMFECDVCNMKFSNGANMRRHKMRHTGVKPYECRVCQKRFFRKDHLAEHFTTHSKTLPYHCPICNRGFQRQIAMRAHFQNEHVGQHDMVKSCPLCNFRAATMKCLRLHFFNRHGIDLDNPGPNSSTSIMNSCTSGEAMPSAPLSDSGDSTGNRSTDNATPPMHFLTPHVEISIPYPEQAANQRNPSPAPLNGDSPNSPQSADSNSNAPSSSHHQLSINSSTLHRNVGGSDEAITPSISLIPIKQEPNSNGMDDSGATSSNLPLPSLIKVSPLKSLLRDDLRRKLSTSSTNNNNNSSNSCGINSNPHSRGEPPTSTRPDPRTSGLQCTHCRITFPDQTLYFLHKGCHSESNPWKCNICGEQCCNLYQFNSHLLSKSHQ
- the LOC139110725 gene encoding zinc finger protein ztf-16 isoform X2; the protein is MSDGVDGGGGENEVDSHSSSQAEAGDSSNHREEEALDPDNEAALNTNYDSSDGAVPAFRCDRCDNYETINKTAFSAHQDQCLASGEAGESAEGMEGTENDGDGEEGHSGIRSHRKMFECDVCNMKFSNGANMRRHKMRHTGVKPYECRVCQKRFFRKDHLAEHFTTHSKTLPYHCPICNRGFQRQIAMRAHFQNEHVGQHDMVKSCPLCNFRAATMKCLRLHFFNRHGIDLDNPGPNSSTSIMNSCTSGEAMPSAPLSDSGDSTGNRSTDNATPPMHFLTPHVEISIPYPEQAANQRNPSPAPLNGDSPNSPQSADSNSNAPSSSHHQLSINSSTLHRNVGGSDEAITPSISLIPIKQEPNSNGMDDSGATSSNLPLPSLIKVSPLKSLLRDDLRRKLSTSSTNNNNNSSNSCGINSNPHSRGEPPTSTRPDPRTSGLQCTHCRITFPDQTLYFLHKGCHSESNPWKCNICGEQCCNLYQFNSHLLSKSHQ